The following coding sequences are from one Prochlorococcus sp. MIT 0604 window:
- a CDS encoding 5-(carboxyamino)imidazole ribonucleotide synthase, which produces MSLKKNTNDIKKNYSLGIIGGGQLALMLTEAAKKRDLEVCVQTKSCDDPAGSKADHVIEADPLKIRGNKSLINECEKIIFENEWIKIDKLNLIGNNDIFVPSLNAIKPLVDRFSQKKLIDRMNIPCPKWISIEDFKNLSDEEINNWTFPLMAKSNKGGYDGKGNKKIKTKEDLDSFLTENNSDEWLIEEWIEYEKELALVGSRDRTGKIRFFPIVETFQLNHVCDWVLAPGTNEYDLNLFATNIFSSIVNELNYVGVLAIEFFYGDNGLLINEIAPRTHNSAHFSIEACTSSQFDQYVCISSGIMPPEIKMNCEGAIMINLLGLKKNFPISMETRVKMLSEIEGSNIHCYGKSREILGRKMAHITFLLNGKTHSERYDEAQVLLTMVRDIWPSPNG; this is translated from the coding sequence ATGAGTTTAAAAAAAAATACAAACGATATTAAGAAAAATTATTCACTAGGAATAATTGGAGGTGGTCAACTGGCATTAATGTTAACCGAGGCAGCAAAAAAAAGAGATTTAGAAGTATGTGTGCAAACAAAATCTTGTGATGATCCTGCTGGATCAAAAGCAGATCATGTCATAGAAGCTGATCCTTTAAAGATAAGAGGTAATAAATCATTAATTAATGAGTGTGAAAAAATAATTTTTGAAAATGAATGGATAAAAATTGATAAATTAAATTTAATTGGCAATAACGATATTTTTGTTCCAAGCCTGAATGCAATTAAGCCATTAGTAGATAGGTTTTCTCAAAAAAAATTAATAGATAGAATGAATATCCCCTGTCCAAAATGGATAAGTATTGAAGATTTTAAAAATCTCTCGGATGAGGAAATCAATAATTGGACTTTCCCTCTAATGGCAAAATCAAATAAAGGTGGATATGACGGTAAAGGGAACAAAAAAATAAAGACAAAAGAAGATTTAGATTCTTTTTTAACTGAGAATAATTCTGATGAATGGTTAATAGAAGAATGGATAGAGTATGAAAAAGAACTGGCTCTTGTTGGCTCGAGAGATAGAACCGGTAAGATAAGATTCTTTCCAATCGTTGAGACATTCCAATTAAATCATGTTTGTGATTGGGTTCTTGCACCCGGAACAAATGAATATGATTTGAACTTATTTGCAACAAATATTTTCTCTTCAATAGTCAACGAACTTAATTACGTTGGAGTTCTAGCTATTGAATTCTTCTATGGAGATAATGGCCTTTTAATTAACGAAATAGCTCCAAGAACACATAACTCAGCTCATTTCTCTATTGAAGCTTGTACTTCAAGTCAGTTTGATCAATATGTTTGCATTTCTTCTGGGATAATGCCACCTGAAATCAAAATGAACTGTGAAGGGGCAATTATGATCAATCTACTGGGATTAAAAAAAAATTTCCCAATCTCAATGGAAACAAGAGTTAAAATGTTATCTGAAATTGAGGGTTCTAATATTCATTGTTATGGCAAATCTCGAGAAATTCTGGGAAGAAAAATGGCTCACATTACATTTTTATTAAATGGTAAAACGCATTCAGAAAGATATGATGAAGCTCAAGTTTTATTAACTATGGTAAGAGACATTTGGCCATCTCCAAATGGATAA
- the aroB gene encoding 3-dehydroquinate synthase, whose product MNKRKILVPLGDKSYEVTLEAGILNNISEELLKMGITKNRKILVISNEEISNLYGEKFLNNLKDNQFQAKMFHIKAGESYKNLKTLSEIYDIAFEFGLDRNSIIIALGGGIVGDVSGFAAATWLRGIEYIQIPTTLLSMVDSSVGGKTGVNHPKGKNLIGAFNQPKAVFIDPETLKSLPKREFNAGMAEVIKYGVIRDKELFEYLEIEKNKNELINLKNEYLIKIINSSIKTKSHIVSQDEHENGVRAILNYGHSFGHVIENLCGYGKFLHGEAISIGMNIAGEIAIEKGLWSKEELERQKNLLRSYDLPTQIPKIKKEEVLKILMGDKKVRDGKMRFILPKEIGAVDIYEDVEDSLFLKFFS is encoded by the coding sequence GTGAATAAGAGAAAAATATTAGTCCCATTAGGTGATAAGTCATACGAAGTAACTCTAGAAGCAGGGATACTGAATAATATCAGTGAAGAACTCTTAAAAATGGGAATAACAAAGAATAGAAAAATACTTGTGATTTCAAATGAAGAAATATCAAATTTGTATGGTGAAAAATTCTTAAATAATTTAAAAGATAATCAATTTCAAGCCAAAATGTTCCATATCAAGGCTGGAGAATCATATAAAAACTTAAAAACCTTAAGTGAAATTTATGATATTGCATTTGAATTTGGATTAGATAGAAATTCAATAATTATTGCCCTTGGAGGAGGAATTGTTGGAGACGTAAGCGGTTTTGCAGCTGCTACTTGGCTAAGAGGTATCGAATATATTCAGATTCCAACAACATTATTATCAATGGTTGATTCATCTGTGGGAGGAAAAACAGGAGTAAACCATCCAAAAGGTAAGAATTTAATTGGAGCTTTCAACCAACCTAAAGCAGTTTTTATTGATCCAGAAACTTTAAAAAGTTTGCCCAAAAGAGAATTTAATGCAGGCATGGCTGAAGTAATAAAATACGGAGTAATAAGAGACAAAGAACTTTTCGAATACTTAGAAATTGAAAAAAACAAGAATGAGCTTATAAATCTCAAGAATGAATATCTAATTAAAATAATTAATAGTTCAATAAAAACAAAGTCTCATATTGTGTCTCAAGACGAGCATGAAAATGGTGTTAGAGCAATATTGAATTATGGTCATTCTTTTGGTCACGTTATTGAAAATTTATGTGGATATGGCAAATTTCTACATGGTGAGGCAATATCAATTGGTATGAATATTGCAGGGGAAATAGCAATTGAGAAAGGGTTATGGTCTAAAGAAGAATTAGAGAGACAGAAGAATCTTTTGAGGAGTTACGATCTTCCTACCCAGATCCCCAAAATAAAAAAAGAAGAGGTTCTTAAAATACTTATGGGCGATAAAAAAGTTCGTGATGGCAAAATGAGATTTATATTACCTAAAGAAATTGGTGCAGTAGATATATATGAAGACGTAGAGGATTCATTATTTTTAAAGTTTTTTTCTTAA
- a CDS encoding MarR family winged helix-turn-helix transcriptional regulator translates to MTDQDLSREITDIDMAKLAEAIEHFRILDKEIPAQVIACFLYIASHDDCNKIDMEKALKFSSASGSRNTDWLGAFHRLNKPGLGLIVKYRDRTNRRRQVLQLSPKGRILVQELRQILYPKN, encoded by the coding sequence ATGACAGATCAAGACCTCTCTAGAGAGATAACGGACATTGATATGGCGAAACTTGCGGAAGCAATTGAACACTTTCGTATTCTTGATAAAGAAATACCAGCCCAAGTAATTGCTTGCTTTTTATATATCGCTTCCCATGATGACTGCAACAAGATCGATATGGAGAAAGCTCTCAAATTTTCTAGTGCATCTGGAAGCCGTAATACTGATTGGCTCGGCGCATTTCATAGATTAAATAAACCTGGACTAGGTTTAATAGTTAAATATCGTGATCGTACTAATCGTAGGAGACAGGTATTACAACTATCACCTAAAGGTCGAATACTTGTACAAGAACTTAGACAGATCCTTTATCCAAAAAATTAA
- a CDS encoding SAM-dependent methyltransferase, which yields MNSLPANNPDWLVKKIIKMGGTISFYDFMNFALNDPINGYYGSGKAELGVRGDFVTSPSLSDDFAFLVGKQIEDWLIQFKSSFLSNQKLAVTEFGAGDGSFMSGLIKYFLENSKNFLEGVSFVIIEPNQGMIEKQKKKLGEFLNLGIDILWKSLEEVEENNINGIVLANEVLDALPVERITFSKGKFLRQAVSIDTKSYKLFFDEMPITSELEKSIELAKSELGITIPPEDALEGWTTEWHIDNLKWLKAIYGKINNGILLIIDYAKEANKYYTSKNSDGTIVSYENQKMMNNVLDSPGNCDITSHVCIDTLINDAETLGFNTVGITKQGEALLALGLAERLYGIQKEFKEDLSNALLRREALLRLVDPLCLGDFKWFVFKKFKEKKMNINSTCLR from the coding sequence ATGAATAGCTTACCCGCGAATAATCCAGATTGGTTAGTAAAAAAAATAATAAAAATGGGTGGGACTATAAGTTTTTATGACTTTATGAATTTTGCATTAAATGATCCTATTAATGGTTATTACGGCAGCGGTAAAGCTGAGTTAGGCGTTCGAGGAGATTTTGTCACATCACCATCTTTATCTGATGATTTTGCTTTTTTGGTTGGTAAACAAATAGAAGATTGGTTGATTCAGTTCAAAAGTAGTTTTTTATCTAATCAGAAATTAGCTGTAACTGAATTTGGGGCTGGAGATGGAAGCTTTATGAGTGGATTAATTAAATATTTTTTAGAAAACAGCAAGAATTTTTTAGAAGGAGTTTCTTTTGTAATTATTGAACCTAATCAGGGGATGATAGAAAAACAAAAAAAAAAATTGGGGGAATTTTTAAACTTAGGTATTGATATCTTATGGAAAAGTTTGGAAGAAGTAGAGGAAAATAATATAAATGGAATAGTTCTTGCAAATGAGGTTTTAGATGCTCTGCCAGTAGAGAGAATAACCTTCTCAAAAGGGAAATTCCTTCGACAAGCAGTCTCTATAGACACAAAATCTTATAAATTATTTTTTGATGAAATGCCAATTACGAGTGAATTAGAAAAAAGTATTGAACTTGCTAAAAGTGAGTTGGGCATCACTATCCCGCCTGAAGATGCTCTTGAAGGATGGACGACAGAATGGCATATAGATAACTTAAAATGGTTAAAAGCTATATATGGAAAAATTAATAATGGTATTTTATTGATAATTGATTACGCTAAAGAAGCTAATAAATACTACACCTCTAAAAATTCTGATGGGACGATAGTTTCTTATGAAAATCAAAAAATGATGAATAATGTCTTAGATTCTCCTGGAAATTGCGATATAACATCTCATGTGTGCATAGACACTTTAATTAATGATGCTGAGACTCTTGGATTTAATACTGTTGGAATAACTAAACAAGGAGAGGCTTTGTTGGCACTTGGATTGGCAGAGAGACTTTATGGAATTCAGAAAGAATTTAAGGAGGATTTATCAAATGCCCTTTTAAGAAGAGAGGCATTACTTAGACTCGTAGATCCTCTATGCCTAGGTGATTTTAAGTGGTTTGTTTTTAAAAAGTTTAAGGAGAAGAAAATGAATATAAATTCAACCTGTTTGCGTTAA